From a region of the Terriglobales bacterium genome:
- the asd gene encoding aspartate-semialdehyde dehydrogenase, whose translation MASERIPVGILGATGVVGQRLIQRLERHPWFEVVWLAASDRSAGQAYAQAANWRLATPIPEGIAKMNVSPATPEGAPKLIFASLDSKIALELEPRFADAGCAVVSNSSAFRMQADVPLVIPEVNADHLKLLECQAWRRNSGGFIVTNPNCSATGLTMALAPLERAFGVEQVFVVTMQAVSGAGYPGVASLDIVDNVIPYIGSEEEKMETEPQKMLGRLAGSKIEPASLRLSAHCNRVPVVDGHTESVSIKLRKPASQDQIVAAWREFSGAPQELKLPSAPLHAVEYLNQRDRPQPRLDRDLGDGMTTSVGRLRRCGLLDWKFTCLSHNTVRGAAGATILNAEMLKAKGYLG comes from the coding sequence ATGGCTTCAGAACGCATCCCGGTCGGAATTCTTGGCGCAACGGGCGTGGTGGGACAACGCCTGATCCAGCGCCTGGAACGTCATCCCTGGTTTGAAGTGGTGTGGCTCGCGGCGTCGGACCGCAGCGCGGGACAGGCCTACGCGCAGGCGGCCAACTGGCGGCTGGCGACGCCGATTCCCGAGGGCATCGCGAAGATGAACGTATCGCCGGCGACGCCTGAGGGCGCGCCGAAGCTGATCTTCGCCTCCCTCGACAGCAAGATTGCCCTGGAACTTGAGCCGCGCTTTGCCGACGCGGGCTGCGCCGTGGTGTCGAATTCCAGCGCATTCCGCATGCAGGCGGACGTGCCGCTGGTGATTCCGGAAGTGAATGCCGACCACCTGAAGCTGCTGGAGTGCCAGGCATGGCGGCGAAACTCGGGCGGGTTTATCGTGACCAATCCCAACTGTTCGGCGACCGGGCTCACGATGGCGCTGGCGCCGCTCGAGCGCGCGTTCGGCGTGGAACAAGTATTCGTGGTGACGATGCAGGCGGTGAGTGGCGCGGGGTATCCGGGCGTGGCGTCGCTCGACATTGTGGACAATGTGATTCCCTACATCGGCAGCGAAGAAGAGAAAATGGAGACCGAGCCGCAGAAGATGCTGGGCCGGCTCGCCGGATCGAAGATCGAGCCGGCATCGCTGCGGCTGAGCGCGCACTGCAATCGCGTGCCGGTGGTGGATGGCCACACCGAGTCGGTTTCGATCAAGCTGCGGAAACCGGCAAGCCAGGACCAGATCGTCGCCGCATGGCGCGAGTTCAGCGGCGCGCCGCAGGAGCTGAAGCTTCCCAGCGCCCCGCTGCACGCCGTGGAGTACTTGAATCAGCGCGACAGGCCACAGCCGCGTCTCGATCGCGATCTGGGCGATGGGATGACGACCAGCGTGGGGCGTCTGCGGCGCTGCGGGCTGCTGGACTGGAAATTCACTTGCCTCTCGCACAACACGGTGCGCGGTGCCGCCGGCGCAACGATTCTGAATGCGGAAATGCTGAAGGCGAAGGGGTACTTGGGATAG
- a CDS encoding shikimate kinase, giving the protein MKELGARQRALSTRAARDPARRSSRLIFLAGFMGAGKTSVGRALARRLKCRFFDLDDLIVARARRSIAQIFSEQGEAAFRRAETAALRRLLHELGPRQTAVIAVGGGAFIQPGIRALLRASGAPVVFLQASADELLARCKAQAAAAADGRPAPVRPLLRDQNQFRQLYEERRLRYLEAEFHVSTSGRSIAQVAAEVARTVRSRNVAPEVR; this is encoded by the coding sequence ATGAAAGAGCTCGGCGCCCGGCAGCGCGCCCTCTCCACGCGCGCCGCGCGTGACCCCGCAAGACGCTCCTCACGCCTCATCTTCCTGGCCGGCTTCATGGGCGCGGGCAAAACCAGCGTGGGCCGCGCGCTGGCGCGCCGGCTGAAGTGCCGCTTCTTCGATCTCGACGACCTGATCGTGGCGCGTGCGCGGCGCAGCATTGCGCAGATCTTCTCCGAACAGGGCGAAGCCGCATTCCGCCGCGCGGAAACGGCGGCGCTGCGCCGCCTGCTGCACGAGCTGGGCCCACGCCAAACGGCGGTGATCGCGGTGGGCGGCGGCGCCTTCATTCAGCCCGGCATTCGCGCGCTGCTGCGCGCCAGCGGCGCTCCGGTGGTGTTCCTTCAGGCTTCGGCCGACGAACTGCTGGCGCGATGCAAGGCGCAGGCGGCTGCGGCCGCGGACGGCAGGCCGGCGCCGGTGCGTCCGCTGCTGCGCGATCAGAACCAATTTCGGCAATTGTACGAGGAACGCCGGCTGCGATACTTGGAGGCAGAGTTCCACGTTTCTACTTCCGGGCGTAGCATTGCCCAGGTCGCCGCCGAGGTGGCGCGCACCGTGCGAAGCCGCAACGTGGCGCCGGAGGTCCGCTGA
- the lysC gene encoding lysine-sensitive aspartokinase 3, with translation MVVLKFGGTSVQDAKAINAAAEIVRSRAAQSPVVVVSAMAKVTDQLLAAGRAAGSGDRVEAQRISRELRERHYDAAGELLGTGVFTRIHAELEADFDLLDELLRGIAAVGEITPRTTDTVAGFGELLSSKLAAAAFSARGLDAALVDAREVIVTDAHHMQAAPLFDDTNERLRRRVAPLVKNKRVPVMGGFVGATRAGVPTTIGRGGSDFSAAIVGAGLDAERIEIWTDVDGMMTTDPNLCAGARRIKVISFNEAAELAYFGAKVLHPATLLPAVQKNIPVYVLNSRNPKCEGTCITARAAPCTNVFKAIAAKTRITIVDVVAARMLMAHGFLKSIFEVFDRFRCPVDVVSTSEVSVSLTVDSNQAIPDIAQELARLADVKYEGRKAIVCLVGENIRRRPGIAAKVFGAIGDIPVRMISQGASEINITFVVEEDVVPEVVRRLHAAFFAELDPAVFA, from the coding sequence ATGGTTGTCCTGAAATTCGGCGGCACGTCGGTGCAGGACGCGAAGGCGATCAACGCCGCGGCGGAGATTGTGCGCTCGCGCGCGGCGCAGAGCCCGGTCGTGGTCGTCAGCGCCATGGCCAAGGTCACCGACCAGTTGCTGGCCGCCGGACGCGCAGCCGGGTCGGGCGACCGGGTGGAAGCGCAGCGCATCTCGCGCGAATTGCGCGAGCGCCACTACGACGCCGCGGGCGAGCTGCTCGGAACCGGCGTGTTTACGCGGATTCACGCCGAACTCGAAGCCGACTTCGACCTCCTCGATGAACTCCTGCGCGGCATCGCGGCGGTGGGCGAGATCACGCCGCGGACGACGGACACGGTGGCCGGCTTCGGCGAACTGCTCTCCAGCAAGCTGGCGGCGGCGGCGTTTTCCGCGCGCGGCCTCGATGCCGCGCTGGTGGACGCGCGGGAAGTCATCGTGACCGACGCGCACCACATGCAGGCGGCGCCGCTGTTCGACGACACCAACGAACGCCTGCGCCGGCGCGTGGCGCCGCTGGTGAAGAACAAACGTGTGCCGGTGATGGGCGGATTCGTGGGCGCGACGCGGGCGGGCGTGCCAACCACCATCGGGCGCGGCGGATCGGATTTTTCCGCGGCGATCGTGGGCGCCGGGCTGGACGCCGAGCGCATCGAAATCTGGACCGACGTGGACGGCATGATGACCACCGACCCGAACCTGTGCGCCGGCGCGCGGCGGATCAAGGTCATCAGCTTCAACGAGGCGGCCGAGTTGGCGTACTTCGGCGCGAAGGTGCTGCATCCGGCCACGCTGCTGCCGGCCGTCCAGAAAAACATTCCGGTGTACGTGCTGAACTCGCGCAACCCGAAGTGCGAGGGCACGTGCATTACGGCGCGCGCGGCGCCGTGCACGAACGTGTTCAAAGCGATCGCGGCAAAAACGCGCATCACCATCGTGGACGTGGTGGCCGCGCGCATGCTGATGGCGCACGGATTTCTGAAATCCATCTTCGAAGTGTTCGACCGCTTCCGCTGCCCGGTGGACGTGGTTTCGACGTCGGAGGTCAGCGTCTCGCTGACGGTGGACTCGAACCAGGCGATCCCCGACATTGCACAGGAGCTGGCGCGGTTGGCCGACGTCAAATACGAGGGTCGAAAGGCCATCGTGTGCCTGGTGGGGGAGAACATTCGCCGGCGTCCGGGGATTGCCGCGAAGGTGTTCGGCGCGATTGGCGATATTCCGGTGCGGATGATCTCGCAGGGCGCGTCGGAAATCAACATTACCTTTGTAGTGGAGGAGGACGTGGTGCCGGAAGTGGTGCGGCGGCTGCACGCGGCATTCTTTGCAGAGCTGGATCCGGCGGTGTTTGCGTAA
- a CDS encoding DUF4097 family beta strand repeat-containing protein produces the protein MQKSARTAVLAAGLCVLLAGVAPGQSTKEFKYNVSADSNLNVTNPFGAVVIKPATGHQIVISATAKSNKVEVDAAQVENRVEVRSHMLQQASAADCTVDYEILAPADANVTVRAGTGPIRVERLAGDLTLNGEAASIDVSQVQNAHVHVRAVGGPVTLSNITGGHVEVTALGGGVTLTNVSGPKVYVSSTKGTIRYDGDPSGGGEYQLINGTGNIEVTLPASASVDLTARSATGSVDNQFPMVAKQHTAFDSSPRSFAGMSASGSSSVHLSSLSGTIRVRKR, from the coding sequence ATGCAGAAGAGCGCACGCACCGCGGTGCTGGCGGCGGGACTATGCGTCCTGCTGGCTGGCGTCGCCCCGGGGCAAAGCACAAAAGAATTCAAGTACAACGTCAGCGCTGATTCGAACCTGAACGTCACCAACCCGTTTGGCGCGGTGGTGATCAAGCCGGCCACCGGACACCAGATCGTGATCAGCGCCACGGCGAAGTCCAACAAAGTGGAAGTGGACGCGGCGCAGGTGGAGAACCGCGTGGAGGTGCGCAGCCACATGCTGCAACAGGCATCGGCGGCTGACTGCACGGTGGACTACGAGATCCTGGCGCCGGCCGACGCCAACGTGACCGTCCGCGCCGGGACCGGGCCGATCCGCGTGGAGCGGCTGGCCGGCGACCTGACGCTGAATGGCGAGGCCGCCTCGATTGACGTTTCGCAGGTCCAGAATGCGCATGTGCACGTGCGTGCGGTCGGCGGCCCGGTAACGCTGAGCAACATCACCGGCGGACACGTGGAGGTCACCGCACTGGGCGGCGGGGTGACGCTGACCAACGTCTCGGGACCGAAGGTTTACGTGAGCTCGACCAAGGGGACCATCCGTTACGACGGCGACCCCAGCGGCGGCGGCGAATACCAGCTCATCAATGGCACGGGCAACATCGAGGTCACGCTGCCGGCTTCGGCCAGCGTTGACCTAACAGCGCGGAGCGCCACCGGCTCGGTGGACAACCAGTTTCCGATGGTGGCGAAGCAGCACACGGCGTTCGACTCGAGTCCGCGGTCGTTTGCGGGCATGTCGGCGAGCGGATCGTCGAGCGTCCACCTGAGCTCGCTGAGTGGTACAATCCGCGTCAGAAAGCGCTGA
- a CDS encoding dihydrodipicolinate reductase C-terminal domain-containing protein has protein sequence MKVLLLGHGKTGAMVAEIARARGHEVRVLESADNPGGRALTPDALAKTDAVIDFTTPYAVVPNIEACLGGGARIVVGTTGWYGEMARLRKLAESSKGALLWASNFSLGVNFFFEAARTAAQALRHGYHGQIFERHHVHKKDAPSGTAVSLQGVVKSASGQELEVISFREGEVVGLHELVLDSPDDTIYVCHDAKSRRGFGQGAVLAAEWLQGKQGFYDFREVFRQLG, from the coding sequence GTGAAGGTCCTCCTGCTCGGCCACGGCAAGACGGGCGCGATGGTTGCCGAAATTGCGCGCGCACGCGGACACGAGGTCCGCGTGCTGGAGTCGGCCGACAACCCCGGCGGGCGGGCGCTGACGCCGGACGCACTGGCGAAAACAGACGCCGTCATTGACTTCACCACGCCCTACGCCGTGGTTCCCAATATTGAAGCCTGCCTGGGCGGAGGTGCGCGCATCGTGGTTGGAACCACCGGCTGGTACGGCGAGATGGCGCGGTTGCGCAAGCTGGCGGAGTCGAGCAAAGGCGCGCTGCTGTGGGCGAGCAACTTCTCGCTCGGCGTGAATTTTTTCTTCGAGGCGGCGCGGACGGCGGCCCAGGCGCTGCGGCACGGCTATCACGGACAGATTTTCGAGCGGCACCACGTGCACAAGAAGGACGCGCCTTCTGGCACGGCGGTTTCGCTGCAGGGAGTGGTGAAGTCGGCGTCGGGGCAGGAACTGGAGGTCATCTCGTTCCGCGAGGGCGAGGTGGTCGGCCTGCACGAACTGGTGCTGGATTCGCCGGACGACACGATTTACGTGTGTCACGACGCCAAGTCGCGGCGCGGGTTCGGGCAGGGCGCAGTGCTGGCGGCCGAGTGGTTGCAGGGGAAGCAAGGCTTCTACGATTTCCGCGAAGTGTTTCGGCAGCTCGGGTGA
- a CDS encoding ThiF family adenylyltransferase, producing the protein MPLPSEERYSRQILFPGIGPEGQRRLAQGRVALAGCGATGSALAALLARAGVGTLRIIDRDYVEASNLQRQSLFDEADAAEALPKAIAAARQIARFNSQIAVDARVADLTPENAEELLGGVDLILDGTDNFETRYLINDYAVRERVPWIYAAGVGSYGVTMNVLPYQTACLVCLFPDPPGGPLETCDTAGILGSVVSMIASIAGTEALKLLVGARDQLRNTLVSLDVWKNTYGSVSASVRRADCRCCAEREFVHLAGEGRAHITLCGRNSVQIHERSRPVDFDEMEGRLRPHGAVRHNEFVLRFWREPYEMTLFPDGRAIIKGTTDTAVARSLYARYVGS; encoded by the coding sequence ATGCCGTTACCTTCAGAAGAACGCTATTCGCGGCAGATCTTGTTCCCCGGCATCGGCCCCGAGGGCCAGCGCCGGCTCGCGCAGGGACGGGTTGCGCTGGCGGGCTGCGGCGCCACCGGTTCGGCGCTGGCTGCGCTGCTGGCGCGCGCCGGCGTGGGCACGCTGCGCATCATCGATCGCGACTACGTGGAGGCCAGCAACCTGCAGCGGCAGTCGCTGTTCGACGAAGCCGATGCCGCCGAAGCGCTGCCCAAGGCAATCGCCGCCGCGCGCCAGATCGCGCGCTTCAACTCCCAGATCGCGGTGGACGCGCGCGTCGCCGACCTTACCCCTGAAAACGCCGAAGAGCTGCTGGGCGGAGTTGACCTGATCCTTGACGGCACCGACAACTTCGAGACGCGCTACCTGATCAACGACTACGCCGTGCGCGAGCGTGTGCCGTGGATTTACGCCGCCGGGGTCGGCAGCTACGGAGTGACCATGAACGTGCTCCCGTACCAGACCGCGTGCCTGGTTTGCCTGTTCCCCGATCCGCCGGGCGGTCCGCTGGAGACGTGCGACACGGCGGGCATTCTCGGCTCGGTGGTGAGCATGATCGCTTCGATCGCCGGCACCGAGGCCCTGAAGCTGCTGGTAGGGGCCCGCGACCAGCTTCGCAACACGCTCGTCTCGCTCGACGTCTGGAAAAACACCTATGGATCGGTCTCGGCGTCGGTGCGGCGCGCCGATTGCCGATGCTGCGCCGAGCGCGAATTCGTCCACCTGGCGGGTGAGGGGCGCGCGCACATCACGCTCTGCGGCCGCAACTCGGTGCAGATCCACGAGCGCTCGCGTCCGGTGGACTTCGACGAGATGGAAGGCCGCCTGCGCCCGCACGGCGCCGTGCGTCACAACGAGTTCGTGCTCAGGTTCTGGCGCGAGCCCTATGAGATGACGCTGTTTCCCGACGGGCGCGCCATCATCAAGGGCACAACCGACACCGCCGTCGCGCGCAGCCTGTATGCGCGGTATGTCGGGTCGTAA
- a CDS encoding APC family permease — translation MGFWDVLLFNIAAVLGPRWIAAAAHNGTSSVSLWLLAAALFFVPSALVIVELSTRYPREGGLYAWSKEAFGDFHGFMAGWCYWVYTVFYFPGLLTASVAMSVYIAGPKYAWLTHNNTYLVSASLILLTIALGLNIVGLNIGKWLQNAGGVGTYVPLMMLVAVAAIVAWKQGPVTAFTLGNMMPSVNWGTINFWSNIAFAFTGLELVCSMTEEIRDPQRTLPRSIYASAFLIALVYIVGTIAVLALLPAPEADTRAGVFQAISSGAAVIGMAWLGVLAALLVTVGNAGGVGTTVAGVARVPFVAGIDRYLPEAFGKLHRRWRTPYVAMLVQALVSGAVLVVSHLNESALGAYQVLVDATIIIYFIPFLYMYASVIKLAYRRDRAGSGAVLIPGGKFGVWAAGLLGFVITALAMAVSLAPTEDVQDVLGFELKVIGGTVIAVAVGLVLFWRGARAKN, via the coding sequence ATGGGCTTCTGGGACGTCCTGCTGTTCAACATCGCGGCGGTGCTGGGGCCGCGCTGGATCGCGGCGGCGGCGCACAACGGCACATCATCGGTCAGTCTGTGGCTGCTGGCCGCGGCGCTGTTCTTTGTGCCCAGCGCGCTGGTGATCGTTGAACTTTCCACGCGCTACCCGCGCGAAGGCGGACTGTACGCGTGGAGCAAGGAGGCGTTCGGCGACTTCCACGGTTTCATGGCCGGCTGGTGCTACTGGGTCTATACCGTCTTCTACTTCCCTGGACTGCTGACCGCCAGCGTGGCGATGTCGGTGTACATCGCCGGGCCCAAGTACGCGTGGCTGACGCACAACAATACCTACCTGGTTTCGGCCTCGCTGATACTGCTCACGATTGCGCTGGGACTGAACATCGTCGGGCTGAACATCGGCAAGTGGCTGCAGAACGCCGGCGGCGTGGGAACGTACGTGCCGCTGATGATGCTGGTGGCGGTGGCGGCAATCGTCGCGTGGAAGCAAGGCCCGGTGACAGCGTTCACTCTGGGCAACATGATGCCGAGCGTCAACTGGGGCACGATCAACTTCTGGTCGAACATTGCCTTCGCCTTCACTGGCCTGGAGCTGGTGTGCTCGATGACGGAGGAGATACGCGATCCGCAGCGCACGCTGCCGCGCTCGATCTACGCGAGCGCTTTCCTGATCGCGCTGGTCTACATCGTGGGCACGATCGCGGTGCTGGCGCTGCTGCCCGCGCCGGAAGCGGACACGCGCGCCGGGGTGTTCCAGGCCATCAGCAGCGGAGCGGCGGTGATCGGCATGGCGTGGCTGGGCGTGCTGGCGGCCCTGCTGGTCACGGTGGGCAACGCGGGCGGAGTCGGAACGACGGTTGCGGGCGTGGCGCGCGTGCCGTTCGTGGCCGGCATCGATCGCTATCTGCCGGAGGCGTTCGGCAAGCTGCATCGGCGCTGGCGGACGCCGTACGTCGCCATGCTGGTGCAGGCCCTGGTTTCCGGCGCAGTGCTGGTCGTCTCGCACCTGAACGAATCGGCGCTGGGCGCCTACCAGGTGCTGGTGGACGCGACCATCATCATCTACTTCATTCCGTTTCTGTACATGTATGCCTCGGTGATCAAGCTGGCGTACCGGCGCGACCGCGCCGGCTCGGGAGCGGTGCTCATCCCCGGCGGGAAGTTCGGCGTGTGGGCGGCGGGACTGCTGGGATTCGTGATCACGGCGCTGGCCATGGCGGTGTCGCTGGCGCCGACCGAAGACGTGCAGGACGTGCTCGGCTTCGAGCTGAAGGTGATTGGCGGAACGGTAATCGCGGTGGCGGTGGGCCTGGTGCTGTTCTGGCGGGGGGCGAGGGCGAAGAACTGA
- the dapA gene encoding 4-hydroxy-tetrahydrodipicolinate synthase gives MRLQGCGTALVTPFKQDGSLDEAALRSLVAWQVESGIGFLVPCGTTGETPTLSHDEWLRVIDVTIEVADGRVPIVAGATSNATREAVQRAKEVAARKGVDAILTASPYYNKPTQEGQYQHFKAIAEAVDKPLVLYNVPGRTGANIEPATLGRLAEIRNIVAVKEASGNMSQIAEVFNAVPPDFLVFSGDDAITLPVIALGGVGIVSVASNEIPAEMSAMTRAALAGRWDEARRIHRKYLPLMQANFIESNPMPVKAVLAMMGRIQEVYRLPMLPVKKDTRAKLARVAADAGLIAAERAAS, from the coding sequence ATGAGACTTCAAGGTTGCGGTACGGCGCTGGTCACGCCGTTCAAACAGGATGGCTCGCTCGATGAGGCAGCGCTGCGTTCGCTGGTCGCGTGGCAGGTGGAGTCGGGGATTGGGTTCCTGGTCCCCTGCGGGACTACGGGCGAGACGCCGACGCTGAGCCACGACGAATGGCTGCGCGTGATTGACGTCACGATCGAGGTCGCCGACGGGCGCGTGCCGATCGTGGCGGGCGCGACGTCGAATGCCACCCGCGAAGCGGTGCAGCGCGCCAAGGAAGTGGCCGCGCGCAAGGGCGTGGACGCGATCCTCACGGCGTCTCCCTACTACAACAAGCCGACGCAGGAGGGCCAGTACCAGCACTTCAAGGCCATCGCCGAAGCGGTGGACAAGCCGCTGGTGCTCTACAACGTGCCCGGGCGAACGGGCGCGAACATCGAGCCGGCAACGCTGGGGCGGCTGGCGGAGATCAGGAACATCGTCGCGGTGAAGGAAGCCAGCGGCAACATGTCGCAGATTGCCGAAGTGTTTAACGCCGTGCCGCCGGATTTTCTGGTGTTCTCGGGCGACGACGCGATCACGCTGCCGGTAATCGCGCTGGGCGGCGTGGGAATTGTTTCCGTCGCGTCGAACGAGATTCCCGCGGAGATGTCGGCCATGACGCGCGCGGCGCTGGCCGGCAGGTGGGACGAAGCGCGGCGGATTCATCGCAAGTATCTGCCGCTGATGCAGGCCAACTTCATTGAGTCGAACCCGATGCCGGTGAAGGCGGTGCTGGCGATGATGGGGCGCATCCAGGAGGTTTACCGCCTGCCGATGCTGCCCGTGAAAAAGGACACGCGCGCGAAGCTGGCGCGGGTTGCGGCGGATGCGGGATTGATCGCGGCGGAGCGGGCGGCGTCGTAA
- a CDS encoding sigma-70 family RNA polymerase sigma factor: protein MTQAKKTSIPGLTEAEAISRAQRGDAEAFEALYALHKRRVYSLCLRMTGNTAEAEDLTQEAFLQLYRKIATFRGESAFSTWLHRLAVNVVLMHLRKKGLPEVSLEESMEPQQEDGPKKDIGVRDTVLAGSIDRVNLERAIESLPPGYRIIFVLHDVEGYEHNEIAEMMGCSIGNSKSQLHKARMKLRDLLKANRAEKATRR, encoded by the coding sequence TTGACCCAAGCGAAGAAAACCAGCATTCCCGGGCTCACGGAAGCAGAGGCGATTTCGCGGGCGCAGCGGGGTGATGCGGAAGCGTTTGAGGCGCTCTACGCGCTGCACAAGCGGCGTGTGTATTCGCTGTGCCTGCGCATGACCGGCAACACCGCCGAGGCCGAGGACCTGACGCAGGAGGCGTTCCTGCAGCTGTATCGCAAGATCGCCACCTTCCGCGGCGAATCGGCGTTCTCCACCTGGCTGCATCGCCTGGCGGTGAACGTGGTGCTGATGCACCTGCGCAAGAAGGGACTGCCCGAGGTTTCGCTGGAAGAAAGCATGGAGCCGCAGCAGGAAGACGGCCCGAAGAAGGACATCGGCGTGCGCGACACGGTGCTCGCCGGCTCGATCGACCGGGTGAACCTGGAGCGGGCGATTGAGAGCCTGCCGCCGGGCTACCGGATCATCTTCGTGCTGCACGACGTGGAGGGTTACGAGCACAACGAGATTGCCGAGATGATGGGTTGCTCGATCGGCAACAGCAAGTCGCAGCTGCACAAGGCAAGAATGAAGCTGCGCGATCTCCTCAAGGCCAACAGAGCCGAAAAGGCCACGCGGCGATAG